The Lactuca sativa cultivar Salinas chromosome 2, Lsat_Salinas_v11, whole genome shotgun sequence genome includes the window atttaaattttgattaaatagtttaattttgatgcatatttaaattctaaaccctttggtttgaaatgtttcaaaacttgccctcaagttttggaatttaaaggttgattaaaagtttaattagaaatgttaaattctaaaactctagtattgttttgaaaaagttcaaatcacacccttatggttttattaattaattaaggtgtataattaaaagaggtttaataaatccataaaagtttaggttaaccatttaatagaattaaaagtgtaattgttaaagttaaccacatagtattttaaaagttataaaatacaccctatactatatacaacattaaaagtctaacattatatatatgtataactaaaagtcagtcttaccgttagtaggcctcattcacgaagctggtctataaggggtgtttaaggaaattgcctataaaatggcgattgaatgggtatccactcttacccaccgcactcttaactagtggagagtcgttagccgaacgggtaggataggacgaaaccttcctttataagtataatgaagtataaaagtaactaaatgttttcataaaattcccaatcttagttacttaggcaaaagtgaatcgatgcaattccatgaaattacactttgtgcccttgcgaagacgttagtggagcgtgtgtggttaaccggcacactaaatgggtctaagcaaaggtagcaaagggtgactcaatgtttgtcatagttcggtggagcatgtgtggtttaccggcacatcgaataggcgaccgtaacatgtgagggcaccatgtaagtttgcatggttattcacacccactttgtgatcctcgacatcccagtcacaaacaagaggggcatatcgagatttaaacatgccattgaaagttcaatgaatctcaaaggatctaggagttttcatagatttaaaacttaaatttctttttcgtttttcgtggtggaatttagtgaatcgtcattcacttaccttcaaatattctgcaattagggttacggcatccctctcccgagttgtagattattgtgttgggtcctagccttagtatctcatttgggtgatttactaaggactcaatctaacaaataacttgaatttgtttttctcccgttttgtagatgtcaaagttcgacaactatggtcttcccaaatcccgtggaacaagcattccacgtgAAGATAATATTCCACAAtttaatcgaggaacgagaaatcatgcttcaattcctcctcctcctcctattgttctccccaacccacaagatcgaagaattgaaaggttcaatatcactaaagccctattagaaatgaaacatgaagatggtaaacccgtgtgtgcccacgttctaggaatgaaatcacacattgataggttgataatgttgggtgtgtcattcccagatgagttggctgtgaattgggttttgcagtcacttcctgaatcatataatgagttcaaaagaaagtattatatgatgaatcatcacgacaacctcattgacctaacttacatgctcattgctgctgaatcagaaatgatttggcgaagcaatggagcgtatttgttggaaaagtccaaccatgcttccgaggacgttcaaGGAGAACCGACCTGTGTTTACTGCCAAAAgagagggcgttggatacaagtctgcccgaagagcctgaagagtccagaagctgggagagtcaaagagtatggctgcgcttcaggtaaaatccactatcaaactccattaagttcctattcattaattcttaatacataatgtaataagattgcatttgaatgttttacaggatcggtgaaaagaaaggaagcttggtgaaagagcaagatgaatctaatcacaaggaatggatcttgatcgcattgacttgaagattagattttgagcttagatagttatgatagagttgttagaaaattttcttttgaaatacatagttttcaatggattttgcattgtaaggacaaatgttttccgctgcttttagaaaataaatttttgtttgacttatttatttatttgtttattttcttgcaatgaaatcgttatgaaaattggtgtttgtatatttctacaacaagtggatatgattcttatttatggtgtttatggaaaagtcgataatttaccaaatagggagagtttctcatcacccaagtttcaattggacagaaatttggaatcatgcaacttggttgcacgatgaatgagaaatctcatatttggaaattagacaaattcattgacaaagtgtcaagtgaaggactaagagatcgagcacacaatgttgcgtgttgatcaagtccaccataagagtaacaatgatattcgtcatgatttactaaaggtttagtaaatatgattatacttacatgattaggtgtaattctgaattaattaaagggtttaaatcaatagcagaacgaataagaagaatcaagtaggcagaaagataaaagtttctccattctaagatgaagggagagtaccttttatgctttatgatatgtcttagtgattaagaaccatacctcaattgatcctctaagtgagtcttagtacaattgtatgtctaagaagaggaatcaagaattgatgaaatggttaaatcaataagtcaatcatacttcgttccaataacaagtcttaaagttaagattgtgacattgagtgaaaggtattaagaaggtttgtaactttcattaaatgtggaaagttgtgatgtcttggataagacaaagaccaactaggaccaatttatgaagtgttttgataaaagctacactaactcttgaatatttgtttgtcaagaaatggtttttaacaagagaatcttatatgtcaaggagtcagtgggagtcttaatggtcttgaaaggtttcaagaacaaatcaaataaaccttatcgatcatcactagcacacgagttgaggtttacaacctatcgtgttgacatcattttaattatgtgccaatccaatcgagttaattatgcatgtgaattctatgagttctcattttgaacgcataaaaggcaaagcaccttaatcaatgaaaggtacattgataggaaagggtgagctacttaactacttggaagacatggtaggcagctgtgctaccataaaggcaagaaatcgagatcaagaaagttcgatccataagagtttgaatttgtcgtaaactttggttttgacaaattcacatgaataggaacaaatacactgtttaaatctaagtgtcataagatttcctccttcatgaaaatgattgtgaggaaatgctttcactaatacaaattttaagaagatagcgattgtaaaattgcattctcgaattcaattatggttacggcatccctttccataatttgaattgtgaggtttggcaattagtcttaattgtttagtcacacatatgaactatcgaaggcaaatgtgtataatatCAAGAAacgttgataaaagattatcaaagcactaagtattagaaacatgaacttaagaaattcaataagcattgtttttctgaaagttaagatgtttatgaatacatgtcgaagctagtgggagcataagtgttatgttttataataatcatcaagatagtgggagcataaaagttatgattgtatgattattaagcaaagtattgcaagattagcaatattaattatagaaaacaagagtcatactttgcaaagtcgcaatagttgaagagttgttttgctataattaagggagagaatattatgcttcatttcaaatctaaaggtttaggttgagaaatgttaataaaatttagtcaaaggtacaaagtgtgttcttaaaatttcgattatgattacggtatccctcttaacaattcgaattttgagaacatagcaaataaaacattatgcgtcgtgtcccatacgcttcgggtataggatcgattgcaaatgctttaatgtttgaccattctaaaattttccaaatgtctagcacatttagagggaaaaaggactagaatcagtttagactaaaacaattaaacaactatcaaaggacaatccaaagttcgacgatgattcgtcgcttgtgagtagttggaagtatagtattggaaaatatggaaatgtttccatattggatggaccatatcgaaatcattacaaatagataagattctattaagaatgagttgtcatatggaacatatggaagtgtgtccatattgggaattgaatattaagaaatctatgactagattagaaacttctatgcaaaaggatgttcaaagaatgtactttgagtgagagacatcacgtctatggaattgttttgtaacaatctccgatagaagactttgtaatatcattggcaatagtctttatgactttggtgcagtgacattacgaaaggataagttgcatagaatgttagaatctagcatattctataagtaacaagaatttgatattctttaacttacactacaagaaaaaaggccttttacgacgctcattgcgcgtcgtaaaaggctcagacgacgcgcaaatgcgtgtcaaggaaggccctgtcataaagagagacgacgcgcatttacgacgctcatttacgacgctcatttacgacgcgcatttacgacacgcaatgcgtatcaaggaaggccctgtcataaaggaagatggcacgcattcgcgtgtcgtaaccttacgacgcgcgtgttaatgacacgcattgcgtatcaagaaagcccctgtcaagaaaagccatgtcataaatgaagatgacacacatttttgcgtatcgtaaatttaaatgtttaaaaaaaataaatttatatatttattaatttttaaattaaatttgcatttaatttctcataatagaaataaaataccatatacaaaaaatacaatccattgcataatataaaataaaatttcatactcaaaaaataaaataaattacacaaattttaatgtcatacaaagaatcattcaaatgttaaacaaaaataaaacattgctaacatgggttatacattcctataaaactaacaaataatcatacaactctttttcttactggaaaggaatgtcaaacatgattacaagtctcccttaatcttgattactcacctgcttgagtagaatgttgttgttgagaaggttacctagcaacagagaaaaacacaacacctctcccacaatcacaacatcatttacagagaaaggttgtcaattactttcattaagactttcattcaatcacaaaaatattaaataaaagggtgaaacaGTAACTTACTTGtgataagttgatctcccttagagcaaacacagctaaagcattgaacaagaccctatttccctcttcttttaaagtttccagaatgtttagaatgctctccttactcataatatataatcaataatCAGATTGAATTATATATTATGAGTAAGTAATAAAGTACATGTAACACAATAAAGTATTATTAAGGAACTTATgagttcaaatattattttttacactcagatgccaaaatattttatgttattcttCTACAAGTTGAGAACCAACTCAAACATGAAAGATAATAGTCCATCTGGCAGCTTTTGATGACATGGCAAATGAAATTTCTCAGAGATAGAATAATACATGTACTATTAAAATGATGGCAACCACAACAAGTGGTCCAATAACTACAGCCAAAAACGTGCCTTTAATCATGtctagaaagaaaagaaagattgtTTGCTGCAATCATAAATCCCATGTGTTACAAACTTATatccaaatttaaattaaaaaaaaagagaaaactgTAAAAACAAATTATATCCAAGGTAATACACCATACAACAAAATAGCAAAGTCCAtcagtatttttcaaaaaaacaccgttttcttaattattagaaCACATTAGGAAAGCTTTATACTCTTTGATTTAAGAAGCTAAGTAAACTAtaagaaatccacaacaaaaagaaactataagaaatccacaacaaaaagaaactataagaaatccacaacaaaaagaTTTGAAACTTACCTGTCCAGTAAGAAGAGGGGTATCAGCAACAAGCTTGAAAGCAACAGGCCTTGGAGTACGCACAGGCCAAGCCTGCAAATAAAAGGTGCATCAAGTATAAAAGAGAACAAGGAAACTGATATTAAAAACAAGAACTTTGATCATTAgaataaaagagagagagagagaaaaatagaGAGGGAAGAAATGGAATGGAAagactcattccattccattccattctatATTCCAACCTTTACCTTGTTTTCTTATCATTATCAGTTGTATCTGCACCTCTTTCATTTCCTGCAAGATTTATGAACGAAGAATGGCATGTGATCGTGAAGATTCCTCATTTGCATCTGTTGTCCCTGTGATTGTAAATTAGTAAAAAAGTACAGAAAACATGAGAATTTAATCATTTATATATTGAAATTTGTTAAATATGAGGAATGATATAACTTACAGGCAAACGATCCCAAACAAGGTGACCATCATTTGGTTTGAGGTGATAATAAGAGCATCCAAAAGCAACAGCAGCCACACCAATGTAAAAGCATGTCCAACCACAAAGCTCACCTTGTAGACTTAGGCATTTTATACCAGGCAGAATCAGGGGCAGTATAAACCTGAGAAGTGGATGCTACtttgtttaattgtagttatCACTATTATATAGGTCATCCATAAAAGTTAAAAGGTACACCAAAAATTCTCTTACAATTTTGGTCCCCAAAAATTCTcttacaattttggtcctttgAAATTTCTTGTAGAGTTTCAGTCCTTGTTCTAAGTAAGATGACCAATTTTGGTCCCTGAGTATTGCTGATCTTTTCAATTTTAGTCCCAACTCATTTTACTTGGAACAAAGAGTAAAAACGTTACAAAAACCTCAAATAACGATCAAATTTGCAAGAGAATTTTGTAGGACCCAAATTGAACAAAATCAGCCATACtcgaggaccaaaaatgtaatttttgcaaAAATAAGTGAGAGAAAGCACCTCAATTTCCTTCACTTCAAATTCTTGGGTGTGTGACAAACAAGAGTTACCATAAGTTTCTGAGGACAAACTTGACCCATTCAATCTGGGGAAAAAAATATGCAAATTGCCAAATTACCATATTATCCCTCAAAAAGAAAAATAGGAATGATGCAAGTGCAACACTCTTACAAGTCACTATCGAGATACAATGCAAAATGATTTCCCCCACCAAGCGCTAAATACTCAATTGAACAAAGAGTAAAATACCGGTTCACCCCTAATAAATGcacaattaacataataaatcccaaataaatattaaaattataaaagatttttttatatattatcaaGAAAATGCAGTACCTGTGGGGCGATATATAACAGGACGCCCTGGTGTATTTGTAAACACAAATGTATCATTCGATCCCTGTATAGTATTTACTCATCATAGTGAAAAAGGGTAGAAAAGTCTTTTGTCAACATATAGAGAAACgaacttaattaaacaattacaaACCTGGTATCTTTTCTTTGTTGATGGTTTCAAAGGTGCCTCAACTAAACCACCAAACACTCCACCTTTACGATCTCCAACAACCTGAAAATGTTTAATCAAGTTTCAGTTAAAGGGTAAGGTTGACATTTTGCATAGTTACTGAAGACAAGACATTACCAGTAGACTTAACCCAGGGCAAAGATTGCTTCTTCTATATAAGGTTGAAAGAGATATGCCATGCCTCCATGTACTAACATATAAAAAAGGTAATGATATATCAAGATTCAAGAATAATGTGAAACTGAAAATATGATGAAGATGAAATTTTACCTATATAGTAAGACCCATTTCTTTCCTTGACTGAGAACAAGGAGTGCAACATAAAGATCAGAACGTGTATTTTCTGTCATAAGTTGTGAAGGTTCTGACATTTTTGGAAGTTTATCAGAAGGAAAATCTGAGAACAAGAGCCTCAACAAGTGCTCCAGTTCCACCAATAGGGTTTTCTAAACTACAACCTGGTTTATACCATTCTGCAAACATATAAATCTGCAAATATGTGGATATATATACAGGCAAAAGATTAGACATTTAGAGAACTATAAAATATGAAGGAATAGAATGGATTCTGTTTGGTTGGAATGGAATGGATGAGGACATGTGGTAATGGAATAGCCCATTCCATTCCTTCCTCAATTCCATCATACCAAAAAGTAAAACTACCTTAAAAGAAACTTTTTaatgtatgatatgattatgtacCATTTCTGCTGAAAGAACACCATCGGATTTCACTCCAGCAAGTAAGAAAGACAAAAGATCCACCCAATTTCTAATGAAA containing:
- the LOC128132356 gene encoding uncharacterized protein LOC128132356, yielding MSEPSQLMTENTRSDLYVALLVLSQGKKWVLLYSTWRHGISLSTLYRRSNLCPGLSLLVVGDRKGGVFGGLVEAPLKPSTKKRYQGSNDTFVFTNTPGRPVIYRPTGVNRYFTLCSIEYLALGGGNHFALYLDSDLLNGSSLSSETYGNSCLSHTQEFEVKEIEVLSLTYFCKNYIFGPRVWLILFNLGPTKFSCKFDRYLRFL